Sequence from the Candidatus Wallbacteria bacterium genome:
AAAATTGGAAAGATCGCACATGAAGGTGCGCTCGGATTCACTGACATCTACCACAGCGGTACCAAGACCAAGCGCCAGACGCAGCACACCGTCCTCCTGTCTGACGCTGTCCGACCATGGATAGCAGTTCTGCGAAAATCCCACCCCTGAAAACAGAGGCATGAAAAATCGGCGCCCATCTGGCTGGTCCAGCCTGACTCCCACGACTTTCTGGACCAGTATAGCCATGGCCTCATATTCGTGCAGCAGATTTTTCTTTTTTCTGTATTCAAGTGCATTTGGATCGTAAACGGAGGAATAGATGTGTTTTACGGCATTCAGGAACATCTCCAGATTCTCTAAAGGAGAAAAAGCGTTCGGTAAAAAGTAGCTCTCGTATTTGCCGGCAAAAGGAGTGCCAAAGCTGTCTTCAAGTAAGGATGAAGATCGCAAAATCAACGGTTCACCACTAGTTTGATCGAGCAAACCTTTAATCTTATCCACTATCTCAGGGTCGAACTCTGTGATAGGCAGCGCATCCACAAACTCCCGATAATTTTCCTCGTAACTGTCTTTGAGGAATTTGACGTGCTCGAATCTGGACAGTCCATTCCTGATCAGAAAATCAGTGAATACGGAACTTCCGATGAACCATGAGTCCGGGATGCGGAGCTTGAATTCCAGGAGTCCGTAATTGCGCAGCGCATTATAGGCAAGGAGCATGCCTGTGGTCTTGCCGCCGATCTTGCCTTTGCCGATGATGCGATCTTCAATTTTGATCAGATCGTCATATTCGAAAAGCTCACCGATCAATGAAACACAATGCTCATTACCTGAAATCAGGAGCCGTGAAAGGCTTTCCAGCAAGGTTTTCTTCTCCAGCTGATCCTTGACCGGACCCCGCTTCTTATACTGGAGATAGATCACAGCCAGTCCTTTGTTCTCAATGGCCCACTTTAGGAATCCCCCGTCGCAGCATATTTTCTTGACCAGTTCTTCCAGGAGATGTTCTTTCATATTTACCCATTCAATTGAACTGTCCATAAAAGTATTGGATTTTCATGGGAGTGTCAAACTCAGCAACCTCAGTAAAATGAAACCGGTTTATAATCATGAGGCACTTGCAAAACTCAATTTTCAGTGTGAAAATGATCTGTACAAACCGAGCTGAAAAGAGAGTTTGTTAGTGCCCCATATGAGCCTCTAACCTTAAGGCAAGAGGCTCATTATGATAAACTGTGATCAGGAGCAGAGGGTGAAAAAAAAAGCCCGTTTTGAAGAACTTAAAAAATCCCGCAGGCTGACCAGCGATTTCAGGAAGCTGTCCCAGCAGATCCTGCACCTTGTCAATCAGACCGGGAGCAGGAGGGAATTCATCCATGATGTGATCAGAATCCTGCTGGAATATTCAGCCTCAGACAGCATCAACTTTATTCTGCATGGAGGAGTAGTTTATGGCTGCAGGAGAAGTGAGAACAACTCTTTAGTCTGCAGCGTGAAGCATAGAGCTGATACAGAACTTTTCGAAACACCCGCTAAATTGTTTTCTATGCAGAAGTCCTCTCCATTCATAACCCGTAAAGGAAGTCTCTGGATCGGGTGCGGAACTGATGTGTTGGATGAAGATCAGAAAAACAGGCTTCAGACTTTTCTCGAAGGATTTTCTTCTGCTGTTGCAATTCCTCTCCATACACACAGAGAAAAGGGAGAATTCCTGATCATGAAAAGCAGTAAAAAATTCTTTTTTACCAGCGACGAAGTGGAACTCTATGAAGACCTGTCAAGGATTTTCGACATTGCCTATGAAAATCAGCAGTCACATTGGGAACTAAGAGAGCGCGTCAAGGAACTAACCTGCTTGTACAATATCGGGAAAATCGTAGAACGCCCGGATTCTTCATTTCACGAAATCATATCGGAAATATCGGAAATGCTGCCGCCCTCGCTGCAGTTCCCGGATATTGCATCCTGCAGGATCATTCTTGACGGCAGAGAATATAAAACTGCGGGATTCCTGGAAGAAAAAGTGAAACTCGCATCCACTATCCAGGCCAGAGGCAAACCCCGCGGCGAAATCATGGTCAGCTATTCGAGAAAAATTGCAGAAATTGATGATGCCCCGTTTCTGATTGAAGAACAGAACCTGCTCCACATGGTAGCCGAGCAGATTTCACTGATCGTGGAACAGAAGGAAGGCGAAACGATGAAGCAGAAGCTTCAGGAGCAGCTCCGCCATGCGGACAGACTTGCTACGATCGGTCAACTCGCTGCAGGTGTGGCTCATGAGATCAACGAACCTCTCAACAATATCCTGGGTTTCGCCCAGCTGATGGAAAAATCCGATCTGGCAGAGCAGACCAAGCAGGACCTGCAGAAGATCATCCAGTCTTCCCTGCATGCCCGCGAAATCGTAAAAAAACTGGTTTATTTCTCAAGACAGATGCCTCCCCGTAAAGCCTCGGTTGATTTAAACAAGATTGTGGGGGAAGGAATGTTTTTTCTGGAATCCCGTTGCGTCAGGAAGGGAATCCGGATCAACAGGGAACTCTCTCCAACACTTCCTGAAATCAATGCGGATCCCGGACAGTTGCACCAGGTGCTGGTAAATCTCGTAGTGAACGCAATTCAGGCTATGCCTGAAGGAGGGACCCTGACAATCGCCACCACTGTTTCAGGTAAAAACATCGCTCTGGCAGTGAGAGACACCGGAATCGGAATGGACGATCATGTGAAAAGCCAGCTCTTCATACCATTTTTCACTACCAAGGATGTCGATCAGGGAACCGGCCTGGGCCTGTCTGTCGTCCACGGAATCGTCAGTTCACATGGCGGGAAAATCGAGGTGGAAAGCTCCCCTGGATCAGGGTCATGCTTCACTGTCTTCCTGCCGCCAGCTCAGATAAGCAGGACAAGGAAAAAACATGAGCATCCATGACAAAATAAAAATTCTGGTAGTTGACGATGCATTGAATACTCTCGAAGTGATTCAGCGCAATCTTGTGCTCAAGGGATATCAAGTCTTCACAGCTTCGGAAGTCTCCAAAGCCATCGAACTTCTGAATTCACTGGAAGTGAATCTGGTGATTACAGACCTTAAAATGCCTAAATCGAGCGGCATGGACCTCATCAAGCATGTGCGGGAAAACTTCCGCAACACAGAAGTGATGATGATCACTGGCTATCCTTCAATCAAAGGGGCAGTAGAGGCGATCAGGTACGGTGCGGACGAATACCTGCCCAAACCATTCACAGATGAGGAACTGTATCTCGCAGTAGAGCGGGCACTGAAAAAGCTCAGGCTGCGCCAGACGGCAAAATCCGAAGAAGGAACCGACAATCATTATGGGCTGATCGGCGATTCCAGCCAGATGAAAAAAGTTTATTCAGCGATCACCAAA
This genomic interval carries:
- a CDS encoding ATP-binding protein, with amino-acid sequence MINCDQEQRVKKKARFEELKKSRRLTSDFRKLSQQILHLVNQTGSRREFIHDVIRILLEYSASDSINFILHGGVVYGCRRSENNSLVCSVKHRADTELFETPAKLFSMQKSSPFITRKGSLWIGCGTDVLDEDQKNRLQTFLEGFSSAVAIPLHTHREKGEFLIMKSSKKFFFTSDEVELYEDLSRIFDIAYENQQSHWELRERVKELTCLYNIGKIVERPDSSFHEIISEISEMLPPSLQFPDIASCRIILDGREYKTAGFLEEKVKLASTIQARGKPRGEIMVSYSRKIAEIDDAPFLIEEQNLLHMVAEQISLIVEQKEGETMKQKLQEQLRHADRLATIGQLAAGVAHEINEPLNNILGFAQLMEKSDLAEQTKQDLQKIIQSSLHAREIVKKLVYFSRQMPPRKASVDLNKIVGEGMFFLESRCVRKGIRINRELSPTLPEINADPGQLHQVLVNLVVNAIQAMPEGGTLTIATTVSGKNIALAVRDTGIGMDDHVKSQLFIPFFTTKDVDQGTGLGLSVVHGIVSSHGGKIEVESSPGSGSCFTVFLPPAQISRTRKKHEHP